The Acidianus manzaensis genome has a window encoding:
- a CDS encoding cytosine permease, with the protein MKNTDDILSNEEILPLSKNLKNWNALDYTMVWITMTVGALAWEYPWFGVFLGIPWYLSVFLVFSGNLITLIPMIIQSHAGAKYGIAEPQITRSRWGVWGAFFPSAVRAIIGAGWWGINAFIISEVIVGLYLKFSGQLQMVIAPLLSSGSANSFTISLAVPRLFWSVFIITIIAELILLYFSPILKGQEPLRKMSKIVGPIVLFSMVLLFIFEGISNGWDFSELSKISVSSADVLVLIVFMAGNMSSWLTMAISMPDLTRFAKSQKSQVLGQVILPFIYSFIGLLGILGSAMAINTVHATVIDPVLLTLLTAPSYLSIIILIPILMETFAVNTLANLLPPGYDISNFYPKKINWFTGVIIAVIIGLAIGAWSFLGDAYGFMVNWLNTYGIALGGIVGINVADYVFIRKFNIEIDSLYSRQGVYRYFKGINPMSVIAFVISIIPGYTYLLGIKSMYPFYSLGPLLSLSLSLLLYIILMKIKHW; encoded by the coding sequence ATGAAAAATACGGATGATATTTTAAGTAATGAGGAAATTCTACCTTTATCTAAGAATCTAAAAAATTGGAATGCTTTAGATTATACAATGGTATGGATAACTATGACTGTTGGTGCTTTAGCTTGGGAATATCCTTGGTTTGGAGTATTTTTAGGAATACCTTGGTATTTATCTGTTTTTCTAGTTTTTTCCGGTAATTTAATTACTTTAATTCCTATGATTATTCAATCTCATGCTGGGGCTAAATATGGAATAGCTGAACCTCAAATAACTAGAAGCAGATGGGGAGTATGGGGAGCATTTTTTCCTTCTGCTGTTAGAGCAATAATAGGTGCAGGTTGGTGGGGAATTAATGCTTTTATAATTTCAGAAGTTATTGTTGGTCTTTATTTGAAATTTTCTGGACAGTTACAGATGGTAATAGCTCCTCTTCTATCTTCTGGCTCTGCTAATTCTTTTACAATATCTCTAGCAGTTCCACGATTATTTTGGTCAGTTTTCATTATAACTATAATTGCTGAATTAATATTGCTTTATTTTTCACCTATTCTTAAGGGTCAAGAACCATTGAGAAAAATGAGTAAAATAGTAGGACCTATAGTGTTGTTTTCAATGGTTCTATTATTTATTTTTGAAGGAATAAGCAATGGATGGGATTTTAGTGAGTTAAGCAAGATTTCAGTATCTTCTGCTGATGTTTTAGTTTTGATCGTTTTTATGGCCGGAAATATGTCTAGCTGGTTAACTATGGCTATTTCTATGCCAGATTTGACTCGTTTTGCTAAGTCTCAAAAATCTCAAGTTTTAGGCCAAGTAATACTTCCATTTATCTATTCTTTCATAGGATTATTGGGAATCTTGGGAAGCGCTATGGCTATAAATACTGTTCATGCTACAGTTATTGATCCTGTTCTTTTAACTTTGCTTACTGCTCCATCTTATCTTTCAATAATTATTTTAATTCCAATACTTATGGAGACTTTTGCTGTTAATACTTTAGCTAATCTTTTACCTCCAGGATACGATATAAGCAATTTTTATCCTAAGAAGATAAACTGGTTTACTGGAGTTATTATAGCTGTAATTATAGGTTTAGCTATTGGAGCTTGGAGTTTTCTTGGTGATGCGTATGGATTTATGGTTAATTGGTTAAATACTTATGGTATCGCTTTAGGAGGAATTGTGGGAATTAACGTAGCTGACTACGTTTTTATAAGAAAGTTTAACATTGAAATAGATTCTTTATATTCCAGGCAAGGAGTATACAGATATTTTAAGGGAATAAATCCGATGTCTGTCATAGCATTTGTTATTTCAATTATTCCTGGCTATACTTATTTACTTGGAATAAAATCAATGTATCCGTTCTATTCTTTAGGTCCATTACTGAGCCTTTCATTATCTTTATTATTGTATATTATACTAATGAAAATAAAACACTGGTGA
- a CDS encoding amidohydrolase family protein gives MILKNLTTVEGKNISIEINGDKIAKIYEGIAPVGENMEGSLVTPSLIDAHAHLDSNFLLDVCKEAETPKFIEALQALLECKEKLRPEDIYSLAKKSIYYYLSHGSLYVRTHVMIDDNIDRLKYIAKLKEEFKDMINIQIIGFIQSYSYFNEEVEENMYKALEYADGIGGQPHLQPSREDGIMMIKKIFDAVEGKNKLLDFHADFADDSETKFSEVIISEALKRKMYGKVSLSHVTAMHSYNEDYFRRYLKWLRESEASVIVAPITALEESGAFEQYPKRRGIARVLDLLSAGVNVALGHDDIQNHLNPYGVGDMLQAGFVLAISSYMYFSPYARTIFDLMTYNGAKALHLSNYGLQVGNDADLVIYNAKSPLEALRDVKPRKMVISKGKIIYESKIEEKTVW, from the coding sequence ATGATCTTAAAGAATTTAACTACAGTTGAAGGTAAAAATATAAGTATTGAAATAAATGGAGATAAAATTGCAAAAATATATGAAGGGATAGCACCAGTAGGAGAAAATATGGAAGGGAGTTTAGTAACTCCTTCTTTAATTGATGCTCACGCTCATTTAGATAGTAATTTTTTACTTGACGTATGCAAAGAGGCTGAAACTCCAAAATTTATTGAAGCTTTGCAAGCTTTATTAGAATGTAAGGAAAAATTAAGGCCTGAAGATATTTATTCTCTAGCTAAGAAATCTATTTACTATTACCTAAGTCATGGATCTTTGTACGTAAGGACTCACGTTATGATTGACGATAATATAGATCGTTTAAAATATATAGCTAAACTAAAAGAAGAATTTAAAGATATGATAAATATTCAGATAATTGGTTTTATACAAAGTTATTCCTATTTTAATGAAGAGGTAGAAGAAAATATGTATAAAGCTTTAGAATACGCTGATGGAATAGGAGGACAGCCTCACCTTCAACCTTCTAGAGAAGATGGAATAATGATGATTAAGAAAATATTTGATGCGGTTGAAGGAAAAAATAAGCTTTTAGACTTTCATGCGGACTTTGCAGATGATTCAGAGACAAAATTTAGTGAGGTAATAATTTCTGAAGCTTTGAAGAGAAAAATGTACGGTAAAGTTTCTTTAAGTCACGTTACTGCAATGCACTCTTATAATGAAGATTATTTTAGGAGGTATTTAAAATGGTTAAGAGAAAGCGAAGCTAGCGTAATTGTAGCTCCAATAACTGCGTTAGAAGAATCTGGAGCTTTTGAACAATATCCAAAAAGGAGAGGGATAGCTAGAGTCTTAGATTTATTATCTGCAGGAGTTAATGTAGCACTAGGTCATGATGATATTCAAAATCATTTAAATCCTTATGGTGTAGGGGATATGTTGCAAGCAGGTTTTGTGTTGGCAATTTCTTCTTATATGTATTTTTCTCCATATGCTAGGACAATATTTGATTTAATGACTTATAATGGCGCAAAAGCATTACATTTGTCGAATTATGGTTTGCAAGTAGGTAATGATGCAGACTTAGTTATTTATAATGCAAAATCTCCATTAGAGGCTTTAAGAGATGTAAAACCTAGGAAAATGGTTATAAGTAAAGGAAAAATAATTTATGAAAGTAAAATTGAAGAAAAAACGGTGTGGTAG
- a CDS encoding APC family permease produces MSQENKVFARQSSGLTRTLSARDTFLLNFMYLAPAASIAYPLTFAFFFPGSNWILATIIGALMALPTAFMYYYIGMLTPKTAADYVYVSRYLGPIFGLMQALVNIFAYGIGLDVQTEQSLVIVPFIQSLGLSFHNSGLISLANAISSSQLDFFIFTTIMILIVGGILILSTKWIARIVSSLTILQIIGTIVIIVLLFDLGRAGFISSFNSLSTSLGGNTYQSIVSSYKLPISFDALGTFLLGIMIMGNLFIYNNAPVWVGGEVKKGEKTIKAGIIYSYLFAVLISIILVVSIVYTIGEKFFIETSEFGWATSSGGIPVAPYSLLAYVIIPVYNNLPILLIILISSLTWYISYAIIGGLTGTRAMVAASMDRLLPEKFVDISPKLKSPYFAVLVFLGIALLFNYLEIYQGFSLTLMFGVLSYMIFQYLIASLSAFKISKSKEIPSKIKGKLLISSILSAISIVVAVGSLIIYGGLTYTSSGFGYQLFSGNFIPSALLLAGIVIAAILWYVIAKVVRKKKGVNVDMVFTQIPPD; encoded by the coding sequence ATGAGTCAAGAGAATAAAGTATTCGCTAGGCAAAGTTCTGGATTAACTAGAACTTTATCAGCTAGAGATACGTTTTTGCTGAATTTTATGTATTTAGCTCCTGCAGCTAGTATAGCGTATCCTTTAACTTTTGCTTTCTTTTTTCCTGGATCTAATTGGATTTTAGCTACAATCATAGGAGCTTTGATGGCTTTACCTACTGCATTCATGTATTATTATATAGGAATGTTAACTCCTAAGACTGCAGCTGATTACGTTTACGTTAGTAGGTATTTGGGTCCAATATTTGGACTGATGCAGGCTTTAGTAAATATTTTTGCTTATGGTATAGGTTTAGATGTTCAGACTGAGCAATCTTTAGTTATAGTTCCTTTTATTCAAAGTCTTGGGCTTTCATTTCATAATTCTGGCCTTATTTCTCTAGCGAATGCTATTTCTTCTAGTCAATTGGATTTCTTTATTTTCACGACAATAATGATATTAATTGTTGGTGGAATTCTTATATTAAGTACTAAATGGATTGCTAGAATTGTATCTTCTTTAACGATACTGCAAATTATAGGTACTATAGTTATTATAGTATTGCTTTTTGATTTAGGTAGAGCTGGTTTTATCTCTTCTTTTAATTCGTTATCTACTTCGTTGGGTGGTAATACTTATCAAAGTATTGTTAGTAGTTATAAATTGCCTATAAGTTTTGATGCATTAGGCACTTTTTTGCTAGGTATAATGATTATGGGTAATTTGTTTATTTATAATAATGCTCCAGTATGGGTTGGAGGAGAGGTAAAGAAGGGAGAGAAGACTATTAAGGCTGGGATAATTTATTCTTATCTTTTTGCAGTGCTTATATCGATTATTTTAGTGGTTAGTATAGTTTATACTATAGGAGAAAAATTCTTTATTGAAACTTCTGAATTCGGATGGGCTACAAGTAGTGGTGGAATACCGGTAGCTCCTTATTCGCTTTTAGCTTACGTAATTATACCTGTATATAATAATTTGCCTATTTTGCTTATAATTTTGATTTCGTCTTTAACTTGGTATATTTCCTATGCTATTATTGGAGGTTTAACTGGAACTAGAGCTATGGTTGCCGCTTCTATGGATAGGCTTTTACCAGAAAAATTCGTAGATATTAGTCCTAAATTGAAGTCTCCTTATTTTGCTGTTCTGGTATTCTTAGGTATAGCTCTTCTGTTTAATTATTTAGAAATTTATCAAGGATTTTCTTTAACGTTAATGTTTGGTGTTCTTTCGTACATGATATTTCAATATTTGATTGCATCTCTTTCGGCTTTTAAGATTTCTAAATCAAAGGAAATTCCATCTAAAATAAAGGGTAAGCTTCTTATTTCTAGTATATTATCTGCAATAAGTATAGTAGTTGCTGTAGGTTCTCTGATAATTTATGGAGGTTTAACTTATACTTCTTCTGGATTTGGTTATCAATTATTTTCAGGTAATTTTATACCTTCAGCATTATTGCTTGCTGGTATAGTTATAGCAGCTATATTATGGTATGTAATAGCTAAAGTTGTTAGGAAGAAGAAAGGAGTAAACGTTGATATGGTATTTACTCAAATACCTCCAGACTAA
- a CDS encoding amidohydrolase family protein: MLVKNVRFYSDNKLHDIYVEEGIIQCIDCKGKKDDLVFEGRGRLLLPPFVNPHSHLGYALTLNYGRKNRSGTLQEGAMITRNEISPKISEDDVVSRLKKLEKLFFINGVLYVRTHEILSLVLKVIKARKEISLINLQIVAFPSPGFFYSDNSIDLTEIALNEGAEVVGLIPNWEPTKDLGAESVKIAFDLAEKYGKMIDGHIDENDDPASRFVEYVAYEALKRNLGDRTTISHMTASHSYSSDYFYKLVNLMNLAKVNVISNPVVSTHLQGRYDSYPKRRGLARIKEMMSRGINVGLGTDNIGDPIYPLGDGNMLRVLQEAFLIDHFTSEDIEGMLKLITYNSAKIMKLKDYGIKENKKAEFVVLNAKSEYEALRNILPPALVVSGKNFAQNEIEFRINDKDVTDEVENLIEY, from the coding sequence ATGTTAGTAAAGAATGTTAGGTTTTATAGTGATAATAAGTTACATGACATTTACGTTGAAGAAGGAATAATACAATGTATTGATTGTAAAGGTAAAAAGGACGATTTGGTTTTTGAAGGAAGAGGAAGGCTATTATTACCTCCTTTTGTTAATCCTCATTCTCATTTAGGCTATGCTTTAACTTTGAATTATGGGAGAAAAAATAGAAGCGGTACATTACAAGAAGGAGCTATGATAACTCGGAACGAAATATCTCCAAAAATAAGTGAAGATGATGTAGTATCAAGGCTTAAAAAATTGGAAAAATTGTTCTTTATAAATGGAGTCCTTTACGTTAGAACTCATGAGATTTTATCTTTAGTATTAAAAGTTATTAAAGCTAGAAAAGAAATTAGTCTAATAAATTTACAAATAGTAGCTTTTCCTTCTCCAGGATTTTTCTACTCTGACAATTCAATAGATTTAACTGAGATAGCGTTAAATGAAGGAGCAGAAGTTGTAGGATTAATTCCTAATTGGGAACCTACAAAAGATTTAGGAGCAGAATCAGTAAAAATAGCATTTGATTTGGCAGAAAAATATGGTAAAATGATAGATGGTCATATTGACGAAAATGATGATCCAGCTTCTAGATTTGTAGAATACGTTGCTTATGAGGCTTTAAAGAGAAATTTAGGAGATAGAACTACGATAAGTCATATGACTGCTTCTCACTCCTATTCATCTGATTATTTTTACAAACTTGTAAATTTAATGAATCTAGCAAAAGTTAACGTTATTTCAAATCCTGTCGTAAGTACTCATTTACAAGGTAGATATGACTCTTACCCAAAAAGAAGAGGTTTAGCTAGAATAAAGGAAATGATGAGTAGAGGAATAAACGTAGGTCTAGGTACTGATAATATCGGAGATCCTATTTATCCGTTGGGTGATGGTAATATGTTAAGAGTACTTCAAGAAGCTTTCCTAATAGATCATTTTACAAGCGAAGATATAGAAGGAATGTTAAAGTTAATTACTTATAATTCCGCCAAAATAATGAAATTAAAGGATTATGGAATAAAGGAAAATAAGAAAGCCGAATTTGTAGTTTTAAATGCTAAAAGCGAATATGAAGCCTTAAGAAACATTTTACCTCCTGCTCTAGTAGTTTCTGGAAAGAATTTTGCTCAAAATGAAATAGAATTCAGAATAAATGATAAAGATGTTACTGATGAAGTAGAAAATTTAATAGAATATTAA
- a CDS encoding ABC transporter substrate-binding protein — protein MVNKKTLYGISKAAVAIIIIVVIVIAGAAAYLITTHHPSVSVSTITLATPNSNVLCDVAQTAAPDALDPATGFGIQDGPLFTAVFQELVEFNGSNYHQLVPVIAQNWTTPNYQNYYFYLRNYIHFPDGVQVNASTVWFSLYRTILMGQGPGVSNYIELLFNATVYANTGYAIPWGVNNAIQNATGLPTANNYNLTAKILASILSNFNANNATIQKIMEYPNQAIVVKGPYEVEINTLIPYKFFLYDIAAWWGAIVNPVVVDEHGGVQPNTPNTYLDEHGMNGTGPYVITYVSTGLSTIDLEANPNYWASGHSVPAVAEPAHIKEVVIQYGLSHEDRVEDFITNKAQLSYISVPYLSQILGASPYSKLPINASLVNLGSQPGVLFISMNTQEFPTNITDFRLALEYAINYTALLEMFQYKGVTLASEFLGPISPQFPGYYNPDNLSMYSTNLGLAMKYLNEAGYEGHFYVVLPNGTTLGDTSGTELSTMDIYALAPENALEEDELTIISQDLQQIGISTSVKLVLPSVVDGWNTPSGTPDLANLGWFPDWPDPVFQQLIPMSDVQFGGISGDFAWVDNPTLQNMYSTLPFITNTTEQEELVGQAYSILYHMAPYIWLPVPSTYYFVQPYVHGFVYDPFTGYYYNMMYYSTYTYTT, from the coding sequence ATGGTCAATAAAAAAACACTTTATGGAATATCCAAAGCAGCAGTAGCAATAATCATAATAGTCGTAATAGTAATAGCAGGAGCAGCAGCATACTTAATAACAACACACCACCCATCCGTATCAGTATCAACAATCACACTAGCAACACCCAACTCAAACGTACTATGCGACGTAGCACAAACAGCAGCACCAGACGCACTAGACCCAGCAACAGGATTCGGTATTCAAGACGGACCACTATTCACAGCTGTATTCCAAGAATTAGTAGAATTTAACGGAAGCAACTACCACCAACTAGTACCAGTAATAGCACAAAACTGGACAACACCAAACTACCAAAACTACTACTTCTACCTAAGAAACTACATACACTTCCCAGACGGAGTACAAGTAAACGCATCAACAGTATGGTTCTCGCTCTATAGAACAATACTAATGGGACAAGGACCAGGAGTATCAAACTACATAGAACTACTATTCAACGCAACAGTATACGCAAACACAGGATACGCAATACCATGGGGAGTAAACAACGCAATACAAAACGCAACAGGACTACCAACAGCAAACAACTACAACCTAACAGCAAAAATACTAGCATCAATACTATCAAACTTCAACGCAAATAATGCAACAATACAAAAAATAATGGAATATCCAAACCAAGCAATAGTAGTAAAAGGACCATACGAAGTAGAAATAAACACACTAATACCATACAAATTCTTCCTATATGATATAGCAGCATGGTGGGGAGCAATAGTCAACCCAGTAGTAGTTGACGAACACGGAGGAGTACAACCCAACACACCAAACACTTACTTAGACGAACACGGAATGAACGGAACAGGACCATACGTGATAACATACGTATCTACAGGATTAAGCACAATAGACTTAGAAGCGAATCCAAACTACTGGGCTTCAGGACATAGCGTGCCAGCAGTAGCAGAACCAGCACACATAAAAGAAGTAGTAATACAATATGGATTATCTCACGAGGATAGAGTAGAAGACTTCATAACTAATAAAGCTCAATTATCATACATTTCAGTACCATACTTGTCACAAATACTTGGAGCATCACCATATTCTAAATTACCTATAAATGCTTCATTAGTAAATCTAGGTTCACAACCAGGAGTGTTGTTTATTAGTATGAATACTCAGGAGTTTCCTACTAATATTACTGATTTTAGGTTGGCTTTAGAGTATGCTATTAATTATACTGCTTTGTTGGAGATGTTTCAGTATAAGGGTGTTACGTTGGCTTCTGAGTTTTTGGGTCCTATATCTCCTCAGTTTCCTGGGTATTATAATCCTGATAATTTGAGTATGTATTCTACTAATTTGGGTTTGGCTATGAAGTATTTGAATGAGGCTGGTTATGAGGGTCATTTCTATGTTGTGTTGCCTAATGGTACTACGCTTGGTGATACTAGTGGGACTGAGTTGTCTACTATGGATATTTATGCTTTAGCTCCTGAGAATGCGTTGGAGGAGGATGAGTTGACTATAATATCTCAAGATTTGCAGCAAATTGGAATATCTACTAGTGTTAAGTTAGTATTGCCTAGTGTTGTTGATGGCTGGAATACTCCTTCTGGTACTCCTGACCTTGCAAATCTAGGATGGTTCCCAGATTGGCCTGATCCTGTATTTCAGCAGTTAATTCCAATGTCTGATGTGCAGTTTGGTGGTATTTCTGGTGATTTCGCTTGGGTTGATAATCCTACGTTGCAGAATATGTATAGTACGTTGCCGTTTATTACTAATACTACTGAGCAGGAGGAATTAGTTGGACAAGCTTATAGTATTTTGTATCATATGGCTCCTTATATATGGTTGCCGGTTCCTTCGACTTACTATTTTGTTCAACCGTATGTTCATGGGTTTGTTTATGATCCTTTCACTGGCTATTACTATAATATGATGTATTATAGTACATACACGTATACTACGTAA
- a CDS encoding M20/M25/M40 family metallo-hydrolase, whose protein sequence is MDEQLHTLIEFLKKPSVSATSEGIEETANYLKETIEKLLGVKAYIEKTKGHPIVYAEVNVRAKKTLIIYNHYDVQPVDPINEWKYPPFSAVIENERIYARGASDNKGTLIARLFAIKHLLDKKELNVNIKLLYEGEEEIGSINLEDYIEKNSNKLKADAIIMEGAGLDVKGRPQIVLGVKGLLYIELVLDYGIKDLHSSNAPLVRNPCIDLARIISTLVDQDGKVLIEGFYDDIRQLTNEEKELLKMYDINVEELKKALGFNEFRYNDKDKIVEALLTYPTCNVVGFECGYTGKGSKTIVPHKAFAKLDFRLVPDQNPYKIFELLKIHLQKVNFKGSIITHGFEYPVRTSANSPVVKAMIESAKIVYTTEPQILPNAAGTQPMGLFVYKLGIKDAVSAIGAGGYYSNAHAPNENIKIEDYYKAIRHTEEFLKIYSNM, encoded by the coding sequence ATGGATGAACAGCTTCATACTTTAATAGAATTTTTAAAGAAACCATCTGTTTCAGCAACTAGTGAAGGAATAGAAGAAACTGCAAACTACCTTAAAGAAACCATAGAGAAACTTTTAGGAGTTAAAGCATATATAGAGAAGACAAAAGGGCATCCTATAGTATACGCTGAAGTTAATGTTAGAGCTAAGAAAACACTAATTATATATAATCACTATGACGTACAACCAGTTGATCCAATAAATGAATGGAAATATCCACCCTTTTCAGCAGTAATAGAAAATGAAAGAATATACGCTAGAGGTGCATCAGATAATAAGGGAACTTTAATTGCTAGATTATTTGCTATTAAACATTTACTAGATAAGAAAGAACTAAATGTCAATATAAAATTATTATACGAAGGAGAAGAGGAAATAGGAAGTATAAATTTAGAAGATTATATAGAGAAAAATTCGAATAAATTAAAAGCAGACGCTATAATAATGGAGGGAGCAGGATTAGATGTTAAAGGTAGACCACAGATAGTATTAGGAGTCAAAGGATTACTTTACATAGAGTTAGTTTTAGACTATGGAATTAAAGACTTACATTCTTCTAATGCACCATTAGTTAGAAACCCATGCATCGATTTAGCCAGAATAATATCAACATTAGTAGATCAAGACGGAAAAGTACTAATCGAGGGATTTTATGATGATATAAGACAATTAACCAATGAAGAAAAAGAACTATTAAAAATGTACGATATTAATGTCGAAGAACTTAAAAAAGCTCTTGGATTTAATGAATTTAGATATAATGATAAAGATAAAATTGTAGAAGCACTACTAACTTATCCTACTTGTAATGTTGTAGGATTTGAATGCGGATACACTGGAAAAGGTAGCAAAACTATTGTACCACACAAAGCTTTTGCTAAACTAGACTTTAGATTAGTTCCAGATCAAAATCCATATAAAATATTTGAACTATTAAAGATACATCTTCAGAAAGTAAACTTCAAAGGTAGCATTATAACTCACGGTTTCGAATATCCAGTTAGAACTTCGGCTAATTCTCCAGTAGTCAAAGCAATGATAGAATCAGCCAAAATAGTGTATACTACTGAACCACAAATATTACCAAATGCAGCTGGAACTCAGCCAATGGGATTATTCGTATATAAATTAGGAATAAAAGATGCAGTAAGTGCAATAGGTGCAGGAGGATACTATTCGAATGCTCATGCACCTAACGAGAATATCAAAATCGAAGATTATTATAAAGCAATAAGACATACTGAAGAATTCCTAAAAATATACTCTAATATGTAA
- a CDS encoding PLP-dependent aminotransferase family protein: MQINLGGGLPDPITFPWEQITDIVSYLLKTKQDKALQYASSQGIEEVRHEISNFVRKRGFSISEDQILITGGAKEAIFLLSELFSNIASEEPTFQGFISTMKFKHINVYPIPWDDKGPILDILEKKIKEVGSINQIKYFYVIPIHNPTGRVMTLQRRKQLLELASDFDFKIIEDDIYGFYTYDFPPLPALKSLDKEGRVIYISSFSKIISPGLRIGFIAYEGKEIEMLNNIKAEINHQVSSLDQLIVGEILKRNIIDSIIDNSLLLYKKKRDVIVKSIKEYFPTDTECSYPEGGFFVLCKNDKLDSSVLLKEAIKRDVKFIPGEKFFYSEGKNSFRLSFSYAKENEITEGIKILGELIKQIKEY, encoded by the coding sequence ATGCAAATAAATTTGGGTGGAGGTCTTCCAGACCCTATAACTTTTCCATGGGAGCAAATCACTGATATAGTAAGTTACTTATTAAAGACAAAACAAGATAAAGCATTACAGTATGCCTCAAGCCAAGGAATTGAAGAAGTTAGGCATGAAATATCTAATTTTGTAAGAAAAAGAGGTTTTTCCATAAGTGAAGACCAAATACTAATAACAGGAGGTGCAAAGGAAGCAATATTTTTACTCTCTGAACTTTTCTCTAACATAGCATCTGAAGAACCAACTTTTCAAGGATTCATTAGCACTATGAAGTTTAAACACATTAATGTTTATCCTATTCCTTGGGACGACAAAGGACCTATACTCGATATCTTAGAAAAGAAGATTAAAGAAGTTGGATCAATAAATCAAATTAAATATTTTTATGTAATTCCAATCCATAACCCTACTGGCAGAGTTATGACATTACAAAGACGAAAACAACTTCTTGAGCTTGCAAGCGATTTTGATTTTAAAATTATAGAAGACGATATTTATGGTTTTTACACTTATGACTTTCCTCCTTTACCAGCTTTAAAGTCATTAGACAAGGAAGGAAGAGTAATATACATTTCAAGTTTTAGTAAGATTATTTCCCCAGGTCTGAGAATTGGTTTTATAGCTTATGAAGGAAAGGAAATTGAAATGCTAAACAATATTAAAGCGGAAATAAATCATCAAGTCTCATCTTTAGATCAGTTAATAGTAGGAGAAATACTTAAAAGAAATATAATTGATTCTATCATAGATAATTCCTTGCTCTTATATAAGAAGAAAAGAGATGTAATAGTTAAATCAATAAAAGAATATTTTCCAACCGATACAGAATGTAGCTATCCAGAAGGAGGATTCTTCGTACTATGTAAAAACGATAAATTAGATTCGTCAGTTCTGCTTAAGGAAGCGATAAAAAGAGATGTAAAGTTCATACCTGGAGAAAAATTCTTCTATTCAGAAGGAAAAAACTCATTTAGATTAAGTTTTAGTTATGCAAAAGAAAATGAAATAACAGAAGGAATTAAGATATTGGGCGAATTAATAAAACAGATAAAAGAATATTGA
- a CDS encoding FAD-binding oxidoreductase — MKVILSSKLEDRIKAVKSLDKDVPSLLPDAVAYPKNEDEILELVEHCIEEHIPLIPKGGGMSSAKGLLPLKGGIIIDMTSMNRKIEEDDNTITLEAGSHFHNPRVYPTLWKYSTVGGNFCGGSWGIGSYKYGPNWDQVIEVTMVNPRGKLVKLRGGDTKIAAHAEGTTGIVTRLRMLKLNKEIHAKMIVFNSVSEAIQYSEKIYENNYPLYHMVLRSPEIAKLSIGPDKWHLIVAYEEDEEFKDGVDASQIWENRDKFFAGVFYENFSKAYYTTYHFDFPLDPKILKGITEVEFANDNKAHVDFMTFSKEELDNIKKSFGKSSFDVEDIYINSRLSKEHIRKIIQYKKMYDKEDLFNPGKLQF; from the coding sequence AAAATGAAGACGAAATATTAGAGTTAGTAGAGCATTGCATAGAAGAGCATATTCCTTTAATACCTAAAGGAGGAGGAATGAGTAGTGCTAAAGGCTTACTTCCATTAAAAGGAGGAATAATAATTGATATGACTAGTATGAATAGAAAAATAGAAGAAGATGATAATACGATAACTTTAGAAGCTGGAAGCCATTTTCATAATCCAAGGGTTTATCCTACCTTATGGAAGTACTCTACAGTAGGAGGAAATTTTTGTGGAGGGTCATGGGGAATAGGATCATACAAATATGGTCCAAATTGGGATCAAGTGATTGAAGTGACAATGGTTAATCCTAGAGGGAAATTAGTAAAGCTAAGAGGAGGTGATACTAAAATTGCAGCTCACGCGGAAGGAACAACTGGTATAGTAACTAGGCTTAGAATGTTAAAATTAAATAAGGAGATACATGCTAAAATGATTGTGTTTAACTCAGTTTCTGAAGCTATTCAGTATTCTGAAAAAATTTATGAAAATAATTATCCTCTTTATCATATGGTTTTGAGATCTCCAGAAATAGCTAAGTTAAGTATTGGTCCAGATAAATGGCATTTAATAGTAGCATATGAGGAGGATGAAGAATTTAAGGATGGAGTCGACGCTTCTCAAATCTGGGAGAATAGAGATAAATTCTTTGCAGGAGTATTTTATGAGAATTTTTCAAAAGCGTACTATACTACCTATCATTTTGATTTTCCTCTTGATCCTAAAATATTAAAAGGAATAACTGAAGTAGAATTTGCTAATGACAATAAAGCCCATGTGGATTTTATGACTTTTAGTAAAGAAGAATTAGACAACATAAAAAAGTCTTTTGGCAAATCGAGTTTTGATGTAGAAGACATTTACATAAATTCTAGGCTAAGTAAAGAGCATATAAGGAAAATTATTCAGTATAAGAAAATGTATGATAAGGAAGACTTATTTAATCCTGGTAAGTTACAGTTTTAG